One window of Oncorhynchus kisutch isolate 150728-3 unplaced genomic scaffold, Okis_V2 Okis05a-Okis16b_hom, whole genome shotgun sequence genomic DNA carries:
- the LOC109876618 gene encoding OX-2 membrane glycoprotein: MCVSALSRRLMLCLQLLVMVVFRTQGEVIAPSSMTAVAGLPFTLGCNVTIATGDTVKQVRWLNKHKQVLLAYEPGESVRTTSRQDDVELTSSHRNVSAITIKRVGPNDEGCYRCIFDIYPSGAQEGMTCLSIEVKVGNEGNKTAISGKLATMSCWYGLPDRVRQVLWRKTAEQGDTATLASFAKRGQPSIEEPYRGRMTLNPSLGDTQLSIRPVKTEDEGCYTCEFHTYPEGTRSATACLFVYVLPNPEITHVTSSGVIEANCTAAARPAAQMVWNVEGDNRTLGPSVSSSYDQGDGTTLVTSTLLLQEALPHDQSVKCMVHHRGLDSPMSVNLNVGSALTTIISVSCVAALLLCCLCVCLCKCFLCRDD, from the exons ATGTGTGTATCTGCCCTGTCTCGGCGGCTGATGCTGTGTCTGCAGCTGTTGGTGATGGTGGTTTTCAGGACACAAG GTGAGGTCATCGCCCCCTCCAGCATGACCGCTGTGGCGGGCCTCCCCTTCACGCTGGGCTGTAACGTCACCATAGCAACTGGCGACACGGTCAAGCAGGTCCGCTGGCTGAACAAACACAAGCAGGTTCTCCTGGCGTACGAGCCAGGCGAGTCGGTCAGAACCACCTCCCGCCAAGACGACGTGGAACTAACTTCCTCGCACCGCAACGTTAGCGCCATCACCATCAAGAGGGTGGGGCCTAACGACGAGGGCTGCTACCGCTGCATCTTTGACATCTACCCCAGTGGAGCACAGGAGGGAATGACCTGCCTCAGTATCGAAG TCAAAGTGGGCAATGAGGGTAATAAAACAGCCATCAGCGGGAAGCTGGCCACCATGTCCTGCTGGTACGGCCTCCCAGACAGGGTACGCCAGGTCCTGTGGAGAAAGACTGCAGAGCAGGGCGACACGGCCACGTTGGCCTCCTTTGCCAAGCGAGGCCAACCCAGCATTGAGGAACCTTATCGGGGACGCATGACCCTGAACCCCTCCCTGGGAGACACACAGCTCTCCATCAGGCCGGTGAAGACGGAGGACGAGGGCTGCTACACCTGCGAGTTCCACACTTACCCAGAAGGCACCAGGAGCGCCACGGCCTGCCTCtttgtatatg TGCTGCCCAACCCAGAGATCACCCACGTGACCTCCAGCGGGGTCATCGAGGCCAACTGCACGGCCGCAGCCCGTCCTGCAGCCCAGATGGTATGGAATGTGGAGGGGGACAACCGGACGCTGGGGCCGTCCGTGTCCTCGTCCTACGACCAGGGGGACGGCACCACCCTGGTCACCAGCACCCTCCTCCTCCAGGAGGCCCTGCCCCACGACCAATCCGTCAAATGCATGGTGCACCACCGAGGCCTGGACTCGCCCATGTCCGTCAACCTCAATG